A genomic stretch from Rhinatrema bivittatum chromosome 9, aRhiBiv1.1, whole genome shotgun sequence includes:
- the LOC115099605 gene encoding keratin-associated protein 10-9-like, with amino-acid sequence MQSTDEEGEARIQSKNLFSLCLTVPAATSLQPHCASSSLTVPPAASLQPHCASSSLTVPPCSLTVPPCSLCLTVPPATSLQPHCASSSLTVPPCSLTVPPAASIQPHCASMQPPCSLTVPPAASLCLQKPHCASRSLPTASLCLQQPPCSLTVPPAASLCLQQPPYSLTVPPAASMQPHCASSSLTVPLCSLPAASLCLQQPPCSLTVPPAASLCLQQPPYSLTVPPAASMQPHCASSSLTVPLCSLTVPPAASLCLYAASLQPHCASSSLTVPPAASLQPHCASSSLHAASMCLQQPHCASMQPHCASMQPHCASSSLSLTVPPCSLIVPPCSLSLTVPHCASMQPEPHCASMQPHCASLCLHAA; translated from the exons atgcaaagcactgatgaAGAAGGCGAGGCGAGGATTCAAAGCAAAAACTTGTTCAG CCTGTGCCTCACTGTGCCTGCAGCAACCTCCCTGCAGCCTCACTGTGCCTCCAGCAGCCTCACTGTGCCTCCAGCAGCCTCCCTGCAGCCTCACTGTGCCTCCAGCAGCCTCACTGTGCCTCCATGCAGCCTCACTGTGCCTCCCTGCAGCCTGTGCCTCACTGTGCCTCCAGCAACCTCCCTGCAGCCTCACTGTGCCTCCAGCAGCCTCACTGTGCCTCCCTGCAGCCTCACTGTGCCTCCAGCAGCCTCCATACAGCCTCACTGTGCCTCTATGCAGCCTCCCTGCAGCCTCACTGTGCCTCCAGCAGCCTCCCTGTGCCTCCAGAAGCCTCACTGTGCCTCCAGAAGCCTCCCTACAGCCTCACTGTGCCTCCAGCAGCCTCCATGCAGCCTCACTGTGCCTCCAGCAGCCTCACTGTGCCTCCAGCAGCCTCCATACAGCCTCACTGTGCCTCCAGCAGCCTCCATGCAGCCTCACTGTGCCTCCAGCAGCCTCACTGTGCCTCTATGCAGCCTCCCTGCAGCCTCACTGTGCCTCCAGCAGCCTCCCTGCAGCCTCACTGTGCCTCCAGCAGCCTCACTGTGCCTCCAGCAGCCTCCCTACAGCCTCACTGTGCCTCCAGCAGCCTCCATGCAGCCTCACTGTGCCTCCAGCAGCCTCACTGTGCCTCTATGCAGCCTCACTGTGCCTCCAGCAGCCTCACTGTGCCTCTATGCAGCCTCCCTGCAGCCTCACTGTGCCTCCAGCAGCCTCACTGTGCCTCCAGCAGCCTCCCTACAGCCTCACTGTGCCTCCAGCAGCCTCCATGCAGCCTCAATGTGCCTCCAGCAGCCTCACTGTGCCTCTATGCAGCCTCACTGTGCCTCCATGCAGCCTCACTGTGCCTCCAGCAGCCTGAGCCTCACTGTGCCTCCATGCAGCCTCATTGTGCCTCCATGCAGCCTGAGCCTCACTGTGCCTCACTGTGCCTCCATGCAGCCTGAGCCTCACTGTGCCTCTATGCAGCCTCACTGTGCCTCACTGTGCCTCCATGCAGCCTGA
- the LOC115099343 gene encoding C-type natriuretic peptide 2-like — MLCGSLEEAALAGQKSLRSLLGEELAEYLASEERGDKAGLLKSRSRLLRDLHINPRARSASARLQNIRKQKSLSSSKNKSEGCFGMKLDRIGAMSNLGC; from the exons ATGCTGTGCGGGAGCTTGGAAGAGGCGGCCCTGGCCGGGCAGAAG TCCCTGCGCAGTTTGCTGGGCGAAGAGCTTGCAGAGTATTTGGCCTCCGAAGAGAGAGGAGACAAGGCTGGGCTCCTGAAATCCCGATCCCGGCTCCTGCGGGACCTGCACATCAACCCCAGGGCCCGGTCAGCCTCGGCCCGGCTGCAGAACATCCGAAAACAGAAAAGCCTCAGCAGCAGTAAGAACAAGTCGGAGGGCTGCTTCGGCATGAAACTGGACCGAATCGGCGCCATGAGCAACTTGGGCTGCTAG